From the genome of Lotus japonicus ecotype B-129 chromosome 6, LjGifu_v1.2, one region includes:
- the LOC130723789 gene encoding ethylene-responsive transcription factor 1B-like → MDCSSNPHSSNSDFSPESSFGSPESFSLYNHSLPFNENDPEEMLLYGMITSSQQQAPIGSKVNEASSMEKNKAYRGVRRRPWGKFAAEIRDSTRHGIRVWLGTFDSAEAAALAYDQAAFAMRGSSATLNFPIEKVKESLRDMNYHLSQDGGGDGCSPVVALKRKHSMRRKMGAKKQKNETDVRIGNVVVFEDLGAEYLEQLLMSSENQTIW, encoded by the coding sequence ATGGATTGTTCCTCCAACCCCCACTCATCAAACTCCGATTTTTCACCAGAATCCTCATTCGGGTCACCAGAATCGTTTTCTTTGTACAATCACTCCCTCCCCTTCAACGAAAATGACCCAGAAGAGATGCTTCTCTATGGCATGATCACATCATCACAACAACAAGCACCGATTGGCAGCAAGGTGAATGAGGCAAGCAGCATGGAGAAGAACAAGGCCTACCGAGGCGTCCGGCGGAGGCCGTGGGGGAAGTTCGCGGCGGAGATAAGGGACTCCACGAGGCACGGCATAAGGGTGTGGCTGGGAACCTTTGACAGCGCTGAAGCAGCAGCACTGGCTTATGATCAAGCTGCTTTCGCCATGAGGGGTTCCTCTGCAACTCTCAATTTCCCAATTGAGAAGGTCAAGGAGTCACTCAGGGACATGAATTACCATCTCTCTcaggatggtggtggtgatgggtgTTCCCCTGTGGTGGCTTTGAAGAGAAAGCACTCCATGAGGCGCAAAATGGGTGCCAAGAAACAGAAGAATGAGACTGATGTTAGGATAGGCAATGTGGTTGTCTTTGAGGATCTAGGAGCAGAGTATTTGGAACAGTTGTTAATGTCATCAGAAAATCAAACTATTTGGTGA